In a single window of the Caulobacter soli genome:
- a CDS encoding S4 domain-containing protein has product MTEDAGHCRADVWLWRARFFKTRSLAGRFVEEGRIRLTRAGAESRVDKPSRGLRVGDGLVFAIGGRVVAVRVVGFGERRGPATEARELYEAVEG; this is encoded by the coding sequence ATGACGGAAGACGCCGGCCACTGCCGCGCCGACGTCTGGCTGTGGCGCGCGCGGTTCTTCAAGACCCGCTCCCTGGCCGGCCGCTTCGTCGAGGAAGGCCGTATCCGGTTGACGAGGGCCGGCGCCGAAAGCCGCGTCGACAAACCCTCGCGCGGCCTGCGGGTCGGCGACGGCCTGGTGTTCGCCATCGGCGGCCGGGTGGTGGCGGTGCGGGTGGTGGGGTTCGGAGAGCGGCGCGGGCCGGCGACCGAGGCGCGGGAGCTGTACGAGGCGGTCGAGGGGTAG
- a CDS encoding helicase-related protein codes for MSDRSTGLAPSKLTAVLGPTNTGKTHLAVERMLGHASGMIGLPLRLLAREIYDRIVKLRGKASVALITGEEKIVPPRAAYFVCTVEAMPLTREVEFVAIDEIQLCADPERGHIFTHRLLHARGRFETMLLGAGTMAPLIRRLLPDAEIVTRERFSNLTYAGSKKLTRLPRRSAVVAFSTDAVYAIAELIRRQRGGAAVVMGSLSPRTRNAQVALYQSGEVDFLVATDAIGMGLNMDVDHVAFAGLRKFDGKRTRWLHPQEVGQIAGRAGRYTRDGTFGVTGDCEEMDEDLVESVVNHQFEPVMGAEWRNARLDFGSLPGLLRSLAEPPKRGGLSLSEEALDERTLRKLASQEDVVARCKADRSALIRLWDVCQTPDFRKTTDDDHQRMVRTLFDDLTTGRKRLPEDWIAGQFKALDRTDGEIDSLAARLSGVRTLSYIANRGDWLHNPVHWQGTTRQLEDRLSDTLHEKLMARFIDRRTSVLMRQLGDRETMLAGVGADGAVTVEGHIVGRLTGVTFVQEKGGSALEEKALRNTAQRAVTPEIARRLGKLAAEPDGAFTLTPDGAVLWNGEAAGAVRTGGDLLAPRARLLGDLGDAAARERAERRLDAFLAGEVDRKLAGLRKLERALGGGELKGLPRGLAHRLLEAGGVLDKRAVDTDLKAMSQAERRNLKALGVRIGAFSLFLPSVLRPEALATARALTPGGWRGESERLAAAPSPAPDARALAGNGLRLVGRYVAPVEMLERLDALLREGQKPGGVVLTDAAREALGWTPAEAAAVLRALDYTPAIRPKEGDPILWKRRGAQRPEPKVTARPDSPFAALAKLTEPPPRRKKPRRRKAAPAKATA; via the coding sequence ATGAGTGACCGTTCCACAGGCCTGGCCCCTTCCAAGCTGACGGCGGTGCTCGGCCCCACCAATACCGGCAAGACCCACCTGGCCGTCGAGCGGATGCTGGGCCACGCCTCGGGCATGATCGGCCTGCCGCTGCGCCTGCTGGCCCGCGAGATCTACGACCGGATCGTCAAGCTGCGCGGCAAGGCCTCGGTGGCCCTGATCACCGGCGAGGAAAAGATCGTGCCGCCGCGCGCGGCCTATTTCGTCTGCACCGTCGAGGCCATGCCGCTGACCCGCGAGGTCGAGTTCGTGGCCATCGACGAGATCCAGCTGTGCGCCGATCCCGAGCGCGGCCACATCTTCACCCACCGGCTGCTGCACGCCCGGGGGCGGTTCGAGACCATGCTGCTAGGCGCGGGGACCATGGCCCCGCTGATCCGCCGCCTGCTGCCCGACGCCGAGATCGTGACGCGCGAGCGGTTCTCCAACCTGACCTATGCCGGCTCCAAGAAGCTGACCCGCCTGCCGCGTCGCTCGGCGGTGGTCGCCTTCTCCACCGACGCCGTCTACGCCATCGCCGAGCTGATCCGTCGCCAACGCGGCGGTGCGGCGGTGGTGATGGGGAGCCTCTCCCCCCGCACGCGCAACGCCCAGGTCGCCCTCTACCAGTCCGGTGAAGTCGACTTCCTGGTGGCCACCGACGCCATCGGCATGGGCTTGAACATGGACGTCGACCACGTGGCCTTCGCCGGCCTGCGCAAGTTCGACGGCAAGCGCACCCGCTGGCTGCACCCCCAGGAGGTGGGCCAGATCGCCGGCCGCGCCGGGCGCTACACCCGCGACGGCACCTTCGGGGTGACCGGCGACTGCGAGGAGATGGACGAGGACCTGGTCGAGTCCGTCGTCAACCACCAGTTCGAGCCGGTGATGGGCGCGGAGTGGCGCAACGCCCGGCTGGACTTCGGCTCGCTGCCCGGCCTGCTGCGCTCGCTGGCCGAGCCGCCCAAGCGCGGGGGGCTGAGCCTGTCGGAAGAGGCGCTGGACGAGCGCACGCTGAGGAAGCTGGCGAGCCAGGAGGACGTGGTCGCCCGCTGCAAGGCCGACCGCTCGGCCCTGATCCGGCTGTGGGACGTCTGTCAGACCCCCGACTTCCGCAAGACCACCGACGACGACCACCAGCGCATGGTCCGCACCCTGTTCGACGACCTGACCACGGGCCGCAAGCGCCTGCCGGAAGACTGGATCGCCGGCCAGTTCAAGGCGCTGGACCGCACCGACGGCGAGATCGACAGCCTGGCCGCCCGCCTGTCGGGCGTGCGCACGCTCAGCTACATCGCCAATCGCGGCGACTGGCTGCACAATCCGGTCCACTGGCAGGGCACGACGCGGCAACTGGAGGATCGTCTCTCCGACACCTTGCACGAGAAGCTTATGGCCCGGTTCATCGACCGGCGCACCAGCGTGCTGATGCGCCAGCTGGGCGACCGCGAGACCATGCTGGCGGGCGTGGGCGCCGACGGGGCGGTGACGGTCGAGGGCCACATCGTCGGCCGGCTGACCGGCGTCACCTTCGTCCAGGAAAAGGGCGGCAGCGCGCTAGAGGAAAAGGCGCTGCGCAACACCGCCCAGCGGGCCGTCACCCCGGAAATCGCAAGACGCCTGGGCAAGCTGGCGGCCGAGCCGGACGGCGCTTTCACCCTGACGCCCGACGGCGCGGTGCTGTGGAACGGCGAGGCGGCCGGAGCGGTAAGAACCGGTGGCGACCTGCTGGCGCCGCGCGCCCGGCTGCTGGGCGACCTGGGCGACGCGGCGGCGCGCGAGCGAGCCGAGCGACGGCTGGACGCCTTCCTGGCCGGCGAGGTCGATCGCAAGCTGGCGGGCCTGCGCAAGCTGGAACGGGCCCTGGGCGGCGGCGAGCTGAAGGGCCTGCCGCGCGGCCTGGCCCACCGGCTGCTAGAGGCCGGCGGGGTGCTGGACAAGCGCGCGGTCGACACCGACCTGAAGGCCATGAGCCAGGCCGAGCGGCGCAACCTGAAGGCCCTGGGCGTGCGGATCGGGGCGTTCAGCCTGTTCCTGCCGTCGGTGCTGCGGCCGGAGGCCCTGGCCACGGCTCGCGCCCTGACGCCGGGCGGCTGGCGCGGCGAAAGCGAGCGCCTGGCCGCCGCGCCTAGCCCGGCGCCGGACGCCCGCGCCCTGGCCGGCAACGGCCTGCGGCTGGTCGGCAGGTATGTGGCTCCGGTCGAGATGCTGGAGCGCCTGGACGCCTTGCTGCGCGAGGGCCAGAAGCCCGGCGGGGTGGTGCTGACCGACGCCGCCCGCGAGGCCCTGGGCTGGACCCCGGCCGAGGCCGCCGCCGTGCTGCGCGCCCTGGACTACACGCCCGCCATTCGCCCCAAGGAGGGCGATCCGATCCTGTGGAAGCGGCGCGGCGCCCAGCGGCCCGAGCCCAAGGTCACGGCCCGCCCGGACTCGCCGTTCGCGGCCCTGGCCAAGCTGACCGAGCCGCCGCCGCGTCGGAAGAAACCCCGCCGTCGAAAGGCCGCGCCCGCCAAGGCTACCGCATGA